A genomic window from Silene latifolia isolate original U9 population chromosome Y, ASM4854445v1, whole genome shotgun sequence includes:
- the LOC141628593 gene encoding uncharacterized protein LOC141628593, with protein sequence MRGLNSPAKQEIIKWFLHQYQVGLFGLLETKVKPMSLNSVRNNICANCAHFIHMKAKEVCTGDEFYITMMYSFNELNRAQFDDIENNTVRAWQYLVYIQGKLRCDPLNYNLIQQEIDAAKSYRKLNNSCYNFLQHKSKVTWVDKGDNNTKYFHSVLKSRQIRNKVVKIADQNGVICDSTSQIQEAFLSFYKNMLGTAKVTTPVCASVVQQGIVCSPTHAALLLAPVTNAEIKKIMFSIPIHKSAGPDGFSSAFFRDC encoded by the exons ATGAGGGGATTAAACAGTCCAGCAAAACAGGAAATAATAAAATGGTTCCTTCATCAGTATCAAGTTGGTCtgtttggtctccttgagacaaaggtcaAACCTATGTCTCTAAACTCTGTTAGAAATAATATTTGTGCCAATTG TGCTCATTTCATTCATATGAAGGCTAAGGAGGTGTGTACTGGTGATGAATTCTACATCACTATGATGTATTCTTTCAATGAG CTTAATAGAGCTCAGTTTGATGATATTGAGAATAATACTGTTAGGGCCTGGCAATATTTGGTGTATATTCAAGGGAAACTGAGGTGTGATCCTTTGAATTATAACCTAATTCAACAAGAGATTGATGCAGCTAAAAGTTACAGAAAGTTAAATAATTCCTGCTACAATTTCCTGCAACATAAATCTAAGGTCACATGGGTGGATAAAGGAGATAACAACACAAAGTATTTCCATAGTGTTCTTAAAAGCAGGCAAATAAGAAACAAGGTGGTGAAGATTGCAGATCAGAATGGGGTAATATGTGATTCTACTAGTCAAATACAGGAAGCCTTTTTGAGTTTCTATAAAAACATGTTGGGAACTGCCAAGGTCACAACCCCAGTCTGTGCTTCAGTTGTTCAGCAGGGCATAGTGTGTTCTCCTACACATGCTGCACTACTGCTTGCTCCTGTTACTAATGCTGAGATAAAGAAGATCATGTTCTCTATCCCTATTCATAAATCAGCTGGCCCAGATGGTTTTTCTAGTGCATTTTTCAGAGATTGTTGA